ATGTATGCACCCTACGATCACTCACCTGGAAGCGTACGGGTTTCAGGTCCACCCGATTCAACGAATGCTGGCAGAGCGGGCATGGCTTCCTGTACGGCATAGCGGCAGGAGCTAGGAAACAAACTTGTCAGAAGTTTTATTGAAGTTGAGGTATTTCAAGATGCATAACCAACAAAACGCATGGCCACAACGTGCTACGCGAGGAGCAATTAGCGACTCGTCGAGGCAAATGGGACAGGTCACCGGGTTATCTTCATCCACCATCAAGTCGACCAAATCGACCATGCTCCAGTCTGCGTTGATTGTAAAAGGTGATACAGCAACCAACCAACAGTCAAGTTGGGTCGTGATATCGGCAATTCCTCTGGAGGCAACCCAACGTCAGCGATATAGCAGCGCAAATTACGCTGCGCTGGGCGAAAAGACGGTGCAGGAGGCACACATTCGCTCCTTGCCGGAACCTGCAAATTCCTTAAATTCGCAGGTTTCACGCACCTCATGTCGCACAACGTAACGTGAGAAATTCACCAGTTGGTCAGAAGGGATGCGATATCGTTCCTGTCGGCCGCGCGTATGCATCGCGTTAACCGAAGGCTAGACAACAGACATGATACAGAGCAATTGCCGTCGTGCGAGAGGAATCTGCGCACGACGGAATAACACATAAGAAATCTTATGGATGTGACATGAGGGCAGGCGGTTACGACGCCGCGTAACACAAGAGATGCAGCCGGGACATTGTATTGCCCCCAGCATGAGAACAAAACGGGATTCCTCCGAATTACAGTCACATGTTCGGGCTAAAACGCGTGATACTAACGTTGGTCACAGTGCTGATACTACACATTTCCAGTGCGACGTACATACACGCCAGAAGACACTGTGCACTTGGGTATACAGCACTGAGACCATTTCTCAGAAGGCCGACCGTCACCAAACGCACGTCGCGTGAGGAAAAAAAGCGAAGGTCAGAATTCCACAAACAGTTACATAAGGAGCTTCGCATGAAATACTGGGAACGCCTGGATCCGGCCGTAAACACCATCATACAGTTCCAGCCAGAAAGACAGGCACCCATCGACCCTAAAAGGTAACGAGGTGACGCAGTCGTAGTCAAGGTCTTCAGGGCGTTCGTAGTTCAGGAAGCTATACCAAGGCTAGTAAAATTAACGGAGCAACAAACCAACTGCTCTCTGACAGCCGAGCAGTCGGAGGCATTTGACCGACGGGTAAGGTGTTGCGCCGTGTTTGCACAAACCACAGGCTGGATTGAAGCTTCTGTGTGACATCAAGGCGGTCTTCTCCTTTATCGCAGAAACAATCAATACCGATGGCCACTTCAAGGACTTCAAGTTGATGGCCTCGCAGGATCAACTACCCAAACAGCACGCAGATGTCAACTATATCATGTCACTTCTGAAGGTAAGGAGGGCTGAAATACGTGGGATAGTTGTAACTCTCGGGGTAGGTCCAGACGGAACCGGAGCCGTCGACGGAGTGTACCGAGTATCTCGGGCACCTTGCACAACTGGCAGAGCTGCACCCCATAAGTAGGACCGTGAAAACACTAAGCAAAGTGACGTGCAGAATTCCTTTCCCATGCGTACTATATCATCAAGGACTGGCACTTGACGAGGAGAAACTTCCTCGCGCTCCTGCGCAATCACCTGAGACTTGTTGCGAAAATGAAGAGCGCTTCTTTCGATGCCGACTGCGACACTTTCGAGGTAAGCGGCATGCAGACAAATATTGCACGACTATGCAGAAAACACTCAACAAGGTCGCAACGGAATGGAAAAGAGATGATAAGGATGCCTTCATCGATGAGCTGGAGGTCGCACAACAAATGGCGCCCAAGGCGCTTACAGCAGCAATACACAATCCCTACAAAGCGTCACAGAGCGTGGTTCCGTACTGCGAGATCGCAGTCGCTTAAATATAGTCACGACGAAAGCACGCATATTCATTACAATTCTGCTGTCTCGTCAACATGCTACATCAGTGCTCTGTGTCGCTTAAAGCAGCAAGCTTTAGGGCATTATGTCTAATCAACGCATCAGCAAGGAGGCGAGTCCCTGGTGCTTCGTGTGCTAATACAGTTCAACGTGCAGTAAAGCAGCCTACGACGCACAGATGTGGTCCGACTAGCAAGCCCGGTACCCGAAATGTATCTATGCACTGTGTTCCCAGTCATTAAAGCACATACATGTGTTACCAAAACATTCAAGACTTGCTACCGAGGACCGGGAAATCGCGGCAGTCGAATACAATGGGTTTGCCACCAGCAGACcgcacgctgctgctgcgacgGTCGACGACCTGACTGTTGTTGCGCAGCACGGAGTGAGAGCTGCTGTACTTTCCAACGAAAGAGTCGGTCAAAGGCTGATCCTTCTGGTTGACGCCGTCATACTCCAAAATGTTGCCCAATACCTCCAACGCACGCTGCACCGACTCCTTGTTGCCCTCGAGGCACACTATCTCGTCGGAGCTGTCGCTACGATTCACGAACATATTGCGCAAGCCGGAGTTGTCGATAATGTCGCGCAGCGTCGATCCACCCTTCCCGATGATCGCACCAACGTGTCGCCTTGGAACGCGGAGCCACGCGTAAAAGTCGCCGGTGAGAGAAATGTCGCTCACCTTGGTCTGATCAACACAGACGAAGTTTCCAGTGAACGCCTTCATGACATTCACTGCCTCATCAACCTTATCCTTCTGCCCGTGGAACACCAACTGGTTGTTCTCCTTGTTCAAAATTATGCGTACCTGGCTCTGCTGCTCAAGGTCGCGAACCATGCGATACTTGTTGTCGGACAAAACGGCCATATGTGCGGGAAAGAGATCGAACGCGTACTCAGTGTGCGCACTCAAAATGTCGTTCACCTGCTTAATGCATTCTTCCTGTTGGTCTGGGCTGCCGAAAATCCTGAGCACAAAGCCGTTGATCGAATCGCGCATCATTATTGTAACGCTGGTCCAATCCTCCACAGCGGACAGAGTTGAACTCGAGAGTAACAAGCTCTTCTCCATGGGAACGAAAAGCTCCTTCGGTTTGTTCGCCCTGTAACGCACCAAGGTCGAAACGCGGGTGACCGCGTCCTTCAATGCGTCATTTACGCCAACCACGTGAACCACGCCGTTGTAACGCAAAATGCAGAAGTCCTGGGATACAAAGCGGCTGCGGATGATTTCGTCAGAGTAGAGGAACGACATGGTCTCCTCATCGGAACTGTTCGGAACCTCACGACTGCCGATGGTGGCGATGAACTCGCGCAGCTTTGCAGTGGCCTCCTTTATGCGTTCCTCGGGAGCGACTTTCGTCGAGCGGTAAGTGCTGTCAGCATTCACGTAGATAGCGCCCTTGGGCTCCTTGGGTGACACATCGAACGACACCGTAACACCCAAGTCAGCCTCTACAGTCCGAACCGCAGGTCTAAAACGAGTCGAAAGCGCTTTGCAGATCAAAAAGTCATATTGCAACTCGACCTTACGTGCATCGTGTTCTGCCAGAGTGGCGGGCACGCTGCGAGCACCTCTAGCCGACGATGTACCGCTGCTCTCCTTATTGTCGATGTTGGCAATTTTTTCTTCCACATAGTTGGAAGCCAAATTCAAACCGTCGCTGCTGCCAATCATGTCGAGAACGCCCTGGTAGTAAAAAACGAGCACGCCGAATGATTCCTCAAGCTGCGAGAGCCCCGATATGCCACCAAAAGCTTTTTTCAAACGATCCGATTCGACGGCCACCCTCTTCGAAGAATGGAAATCCAACGATTTTAAAAACTTGGTGCAACTTTCGACGTCGCCCTCCTCGCCGTGGACCGTCAAATGAAGCGCAGACAGTTCTGAGCTGGATGAAGCAATGGGGTCGATGTGGACAGAGAACTTTTCCTTAATGCGGCGCAAGTAGTTGTGCGGTGGTTGAAAACGATGCGCAGTTGCCATTATCATCACCTCAGATTTAGTCACCGCCGATTCATCGAGCGTTGCTCCTTTTTCTTCCTTCAGGCGACGCAAAATGCCGCAGATGTACTCATGCTGACGAGCAGccctggtagcggcagaaTTCGGGCCGTTCAAGGCGTTGGATGCCGCACGTCTTTCGGCCTCGGCACGGAAGGAAAGCACATCCAAAATTGCCTGCTTGTACTGAGAAATCTTGGCTTGGAAAGTCTTCATGCTCTGGAAGCCTTCCATAATGGAGCGTTGTTCACGGAGATGGGCCATGTAGACCTCGTTCTCCTGGGTTGCGCTGTCAAGCTCCTCAGCGCTTATCCCAGATGGCTTCCCACGATTTGTCTTCAGACGCCGGAACTGCTCTGTCGCCTCGCGAATGCGCTTGTCGATCTCCTCCAACGTTCTGAACTGGATGGGTTTGGCGACGCCCAAAGGTGCCGACTTGAAAACATCGTCAAGTTCACGAATAAATTCTCGCAGATCCTCCTCCTTAGACTCGCATTTAAGAGCCGATGCGGCTGTTAAGGGCAAGGACGAAAAATCAATGCCGTGCTTCTTCATACGACTTTGGAACTTATTCAACAGCGACCCAAAATTCGTAACGCCTGCATTACCATCACGCACAGGGGCGGCAGCCGATGCATTTTTCCGCAACAACCTCCGCTCTGCAGGTGTCAAAACGCGCTCGAAACCGTCCTCATCGACCAAATCAGTCGGCATGGAGGAGCTTGACTGTCTTCTCGAATCAGAAACCATATTGGTAGATTTGCCCGTATGTACGCCAGATCCGATATTTGTGCTTAATGAAGCTCTACTAACATTCTCACGTGGCAAACTGCCAGCGACACCTCCTACGTTATCAGAAGATTATGCAGACGCTGCTAATTCGCCCGACGTCCGAAATGGCCTGTTTTCAGCACTAGATATTGAAGTAGAAAACCAAAACCGGCTCAATTCACTCCAGACAATACGGAGATGAAAAGACAACCAAATTACAGCCCTTTGTGTGTCACATTAAATAAGACATGTCAGGACTATAACACCTCTCAGTATATCACCGCCAATCGCTCAGACACAAAAATTAGTCTGCAATATCCAAGCACGCTATGCTACACCTCACGCTTCAGTAGAATGAGCAAGACACGCGCCAAAAACGTTTCACGTGTGCATCATGAGGGTACACCCTCCGCAAAACACGAAATCACGTAATGTGTGATGCAATATCCACCAAACGTGTCTAATTAACCTGCCGCGGACCGGCCCCATACGGTAGTGTTCGATAAATGTACACGGCACCGCACCTCGCCGCTGCCCTCAGGCAAAACGTTGAAGACGAAAAACAAGACGTGTTGCAGCATAATATAAACCGAAGTGTGTCGCTTATCACAACGAGTGCGGGCTGTGGATGTGCAGCAGTCACTCCTCCGACGCGAAGTCGTTCGCGTTCTCCAGCAAATAGTTTGCCGCCATCTCCTCGTTCTTGTCACAGGCCAGGAACGCTTCAATTACTGCGGGGCGGGGAAATCCCAAGCCCTCCAGTCGCTCCACGATGGCCACATCCTCCTCTGTCAGTTGGACAACGGCAGGGCCGTCATCGCCGGATAAAAGGGGGTCAGCGCCACCTGCGCTGTTGAGCATATTCATAAACTCGTCCTGGTGCTCCACTATGTTCTGCGTATTATGCAGTCATTACGAAACTAAATGGAATGTGGAACAACACCTAAGACTGATACGCCGCATTAAGCACCCCTCTTTACACTTATATTTACCGCACCTTTGCCGTACGGAGGGCGCTGTTTTATAACGATGAACCGGCATTCTACAGCGCCGCGACACCCCGCtcggcgcagcagcgcggcCGACATCCACAGTAAATGTAAAACGGATTCAATATGCAACTCAACAATGTATAGCCCACCTGAAGCAGCTCCGGATTTGTACTACCGATGTTTTCGAGCAGTTGCTGCAGCATTTGAGGGTCGGAGTTAAGGGCCTGTCTTATTTGCTGGAAGGCTGGATGCGATTGGATCGATTGTAAGGACACATCCTGAGTCAGTCTCAAAACGAGGTGTATACATTACACAACGCCATGTTTGAGGGCGCAAACTAACCTGACTGGCCGCATGCATCGCATTATTTGATGGCTGGTGATCATCCACACCAGGATTTAGCAAAAAATCACCAGGAGATGGGATGTTGCCCTAAACGACTTGAAAGTACGTGTGCTCTGACTTACTGTAGAAAGGAATTCAACGGCGCGCTCGGGATTGTTAAAAGCAGCCGCCATAGCCTGTTCCACCTCGGCGCGCGGGAAACCCATTTCGCAAATACGGGAAATGTTCTGTTTTAACATTAGCCTTAGCGTAAAAACCACGAAGTTGGACCCATGTTATATGCTTGTACGCAGAGTTGTACGAATTGTACGCATACAACAGTAACAGCCCTGCCGAAGCCGATAACAACAAACGTCCAAACACAAGTTAGTGTCAACATGACAGCTCACATCGTTGACAGAACATAATCCGCGAGAATAGACGATAACTAACCATTTCAAGCTCAGATCCAGTAACGAATCTCGAAGACGCGGAAGCCAAAGGCTCCGTTGACACAGCCGTCGCAGAAGGTTGGACTTCGGGAGGTGAAACAGGTTGCTCAACAACTGGCGCGGTGGAAACAGTGGGTGGCTGCAAATAATGTGAGTGGACATATAAACAGCTGGTGAAATTCGTGAAACTGCCGTGAAATAACAGCCAACGCGCGCAGTCAACCTAAACACACCTGCTTGGACGTTATAACGATGACTTTGTCTCCATCCTTTATGTCAGAGTAATCAGAGAGCCGTAACTCTCGTTTCAAAACCTTCCCTGAGTGAATCAGCTTCTGACGGTCCGACGGCAGCGCTGGCAGAGCAGCCTCCACAGCCTTCATCAAATCCGCCACGGTGATATCCGCCTCCACGTCAACCTCCGCCTCCAAGTTATTCAAAGTCTTGATTTTCAGCTTCATTTTCAGAAACGAAATTCAGAGTGCAACGAAATGAACCACACATTTGGCCGCAGAAAATCTAAAAATGACGTACGCGAAATGACTACTAACAGCGGAAGAAATACGATATTAATTGGACTTCAATTTGCGTAATTGATTTGATTCCTGGGGAGAATTGTGAACATGAAATACGAACGTACCATGTGGGCTACCCGCGCAGCGTCCAGATGGTCCCGTATCTGGATGTATAAATTGTCTTTTGATTTCCCGTGCAACTGCGAGTCCCTGTCAATCTTCTCATTCAACATTGCGATTTTCGTCTCAAGCAGGCGAAGCTTTTCGTCGTCTGTGAGATGTATTGCACACAACACCCGAAAAATTACCTGTAAAAAACCTGTACGCAACTGCAGCGCGCTCAGAGGGGCTCTGCGAGTTATCCGTATGGATCTCGTATCTATCGGAGTCCTCGGGCATTAGCTCAAAAGATTCCTTAAGAATCTCCCTATAGCAACATCACGCAGGTACTACCGTGTCGTACCTGAAAAAGTGGCGCCCGGTTTTAATTTGGCGTTTTACGTTGCTAGCGTCCTCTACGGGGTGACCCAGATGTTTAGCTAAGTCGACCACTGAAACGTCTCTGCAATTGTAACAGCGATCATCACAAACACCCTCACCGCTCGTTAGGAGACGTTGACGGATCCGGGTCATCACCTCGATCAAATCCCCTTTGCAGCTTGTGCAGGAAGTAAACGTTCGCCATCTTTCTTCTGGAGAGGCGTTCCAGCTGAATTGCCTGCGATACGCGCTTCTCAATGCGCATGGTGTCCCTCAAAACCTGCAAATAGAAATTAAACAAACATGTCAGAACATACTGCTCGCTCTTTCACACGCGCATATATGGCCCTCCGTCTCATTTCAGCTTTGTTGCGATTTTCTGCACCTATTGGAACATCCGTTGCCAGTGCCTACCTTGCGATGTGTCCAAATACTGCTGATACTGTCGGTAACGCTCGGCATCGGTCACCGATGCCAAGGTCTTAAGGTATTGGGCGCGATAAATCCGGCGGAGATCACGCatctgccgctcccacatGTAAAGCTCCGCCAAGTATGGGGTCAAACCAGGGCGCAGCTTCGCGCTCAACTGCTGATCAACCGCCTTCGGCGACAACAAGAATTC
This sequence is a window from Babesia bigemina genome assembly Bbig001, chromosome : I. Protein-coding genes within it:
- a CDS encoding DNA repair protein Rad23, putatitve, putative → MKLKIKTLNNLEAEVDVEADITVADLMKAVEAALPALPSDRQKLIHSGKVLKRELRLSDYSDIKDGDKVIVITSKQPPTVSTAPVVEQPVSPPEVQPSATAVSTEPLASASSRFVTGSELEMNISRICEMGFPRAEVEQAMAAAFNNPERAVEFLSTGNIPSPGDFLLNPGVDDHQPSNNAMHAASQDVSLQSIQSHPAFQQIRQALNSDPQMLQQLLENIGSTNPELLQNIVEHQDEFMNMLNSAGGADPLLSGDDGPAVVQLTEEDVAIVERLEGLGFPRPAVIEAFLACDKNEEMAANYLLENANDFASEE